In a genomic window of Leptospira broomii serovar Hurstbridge str. 5399:
- a CDS encoding histidine kinase N-terminal 7TM domain-containing protein has protein sequence MALLTFILLFSSAVIFYKYSNKNTLSYAFTLLTLCLAFWGLLLFLCDIHFPGWIRIPIIDLITFFPLPIPILVTYITYNYTRPDDLSSPPLIAMLAHIPLLVFFIWFSWEGKVTPFRLENEEVVYRGSLYYYLYCGYLYGSIFIALVLIIRNIFDDEYFVRLHSIYMFAGITIGLFISTVLTMVLPLLGISLNSISVIGLLVFLWLTWIPIAHFRLFNIELVDFKQDFRNPRISTAILSINRYLLNKLNPVKYKEICDQFESIRREEVYALQAEMLLEVTYSKKGGISDQVRKYAKKITDLFIGSKK, from the coding sequence TTGGCTCTATTAACTTTTATTCTGCTTTTTTCTTCAGCGGTTATTTTTTATAAATATTCGAATAAAAATACTCTATCTTATGCCTTTACGCTTTTAACTTTATGCCTTGCATTTTGGGGTTTGTTACTATTCCTCTGTGATATTCATTTTCCTGGCTGGATTCGAATTCCGATAATAGATTTAATCACCTTTTTCCCCCTGCCGATTCCGATTCTAGTAACCTATATAACCTATAATTACACCCGCCCCGATGATCTTTCTTCCCCTCCATTGATCGCTATGCTTGCTCATATACCGTTATTAGTTTTTTTTATTTGGTTTTCTTGGGAAGGCAAAGTAACCCCTTTTAGGCTGGAAAACGAAGAAGTTGTTTATAGAGGTAGCTTATACTATTATCTATATTGCGGTTATTTGTACGGCTCCATATTTATCGCCCTAGTATTAATAATACGGAATATTTTCGACGATGAATATTTTGTCCGACTTCATTCGATTTATATGTTTGCCGGAATTACAATCGGACTATTTATCTCCACGGTTCTTACCATGGTCTTGCCTTTACTTGGGATATCTTTGAATTCGATATCGGTTATCGGATTGCTCGTCTTTCTGTGGTTAACCTGGATTCCGATCGCTCATTTCAGACTTTTTAATATAGAACTTGTGGATTTTAAGCAGGATTTTCGAAATCCTAGAATTTCCACCGCGATTTTGTCCATTAACCGATATCTGTTAAACAAGTTAAATCCCGTTAAATATAAGGAAATCTGCGATCAATTCGAAAGTATTCGGAGAGAGGAAGTTTACGCTTTACAAGCGGAAATGCTTTTGGAAGTCACATATAGTAAGAAGGGAGGCATTTCCGATCAGGTTCGTAAGTATGCTAAGAAAATAACCGACCTTTTTATCGGTTCGAAAAAATAG
- a CDS encoding heme-binding beta-barrel domain-containing protein: MTEAIYGPLSALIGNWQGDKGLDISPLPVGQEENPYFESISFEPIGLTTNAESQILAGLYYRQLVSRKSDGKVFHDQTGYWMWEEKTRNVFHTFVIPRGICVLAGGQFQKSEQEASATQIQVSAKAGDADWGIVQSPFMNATAQTISYQITLTVRGGFLSYSQSTILNIYGKTFTHTDDNTLRLQK, from the coding sequence ATGACAGAAGCCATATACGGTCCCCTATCCGCGCTGATCGGTAATTGGCAGGGAGATAAAGGATTAGACATTTCTCCACTTCCCGTAGGCCAAGAAGAAAATCCATATTTCGAATCGATTTCATTCGAACCTATCGGTTTAACAACTAACGCAGAATCCCAAATCTTAGCCGGGCTTTACTATAGACAACTTGTCAGTAGAAAATCGGACGGTAAGGTTTTCCACGACCAAACCGGTTATTGGATGTGGGAAGAAAAAACGCGGAACGTTTTTCATACATTCGTGATTCCCCGAGGCATTTGTGTGCTCGCGGGCGGGCAATTTCAAAAATCGGAACAGGAAGCAAGTGCAACCCAAATTCAGGTGTCCGCAAAAGCGGGCGATGCTGATTGGGGAATAGTACAGTCGCCATTCATGAATGCCACCGCGCAAACGATTTCGTACCAAATTACTTTGACCGTCCGAGGTGGATTTCTATCTTATTCACAGTCGACGATACTGAATATCTACGGCAAAACTTTTACACATACGGATGATAACACCTTACGTTTGCAAAAATAA
- a CDS encoding ArsR/SmtB family transcription factor has protein sequence MSNSASISDRLNVTFAALADPTRRAILSRLASGDTAVMDLAKPFAMSQPAISKHLKVLEQAGLISRSRDAQRRPRRIQAKPLAEACQWLENYRKFWEVSFDRLDTLLEELNSYRTEKENE, from the coding sequence ATGAGTAATTCAGCAAGTATATCCGACCGGCTCAATGTCACATTTGCCGCTCTCGCCGACCCTACCAGAAGAGCCATTCTTTCCCGATTAGCCTCGGGGGATACGGCAGTGATGGACCTAGCAAAGCCATTCGCAATGAGCCAGCCCGCAATTTCTAAACATTTAAAAGTACTGGAGCAGGCGGGTTTAATTTCAAGAAGCCGAGATGCCCAGAGACGACCTCGTAGGATACAGGCCAAACCGTTAGCGGAAGCCTGTCAATGGTTGGAAAATTACCGTAAGTTTTGGGAAGTTAGTTTTGATCGACTCGATACTTTATTGGAAGAGCTAAACTCTTATCGCACGGAAAAAGAGAACGAATAG
- a CDS encoding YgaP family membrane protein, translating to MKINEGMFDRSVRTIIGLGLVAWGFWAHNSLGIVAVIVGLIPLLTGLIGWCPLYQILGVSTNSRKKSA from the coding sequence ATGAAAATCAACGAAGGAATGTTCGATAGATCCGTAAGAACCATCATCGGATTAGGACTAGTAGCATGGGGATTCTGGGCGCATAATTCCTTGGGAATTGTAGCGGTCATTGTTGGTCTAATTCCGCTTTTAACAGGCTTAATCGGATGGTGTCCGCTCTATCAAATCCTGGGCGTCAGTACAAACTCTAGAAAGAAAAGCGCTTAA
- a CDS encoding acyl-CoA desaturase has protein sequence MPIILSFFIGHWFLSTFLQSFFQHRYSAHQMFVLSPFWQKFFYVLTFLVQGSSFLNPRTYAILHRKHHAFSDTLKDPHSPVTSKSFIDMLLKTANGYDDIRNYKTDVEKEFKGHYPEMPTLDKYAESIWVRLIFVSFYSAFYIYFVPKDAPWLYALLPIHFFMAKIQGSIVNWCGHLYGYRNHSKNPDNSRNTLSIDFIILGELYQNNHHAHPNSPNFAFKWFEIDFTFQILKVLHFLKIVRIQRAVWSERGRTVLPGSIV, from the coding sequence ATGCCGATTATCTTAAGTTTCTTTATTGGACATTGGTTTCTTTCAACCTTCCTTCAGTCCTTTTTTCAGCATCGATATTCTGCACATCAAATGTTCGTACTAAGTCCTTTCTGGCAAAAATTTTTTTACGTTCTAACATTCCTCGTACAGGGGTCTTCGTTCTTAAATCCGAGAACGTATGCGATATTGCATAGAAAACACCATGCATTCAGTGACACTTTGAAAGATCCCCATTCGCCGGTTACTTCCAAGAGTTTTATTGATATGCTTTTAAAAACGGCAAACGGATACGATGATATTCGAAATTATAAAACCGACGTAGAAAAGGAATTTAAGGGGCATTATCCGGAAATGCCTACATTAGATAAATATGCGGAGTCGATTTGGGTAAGACTTATATTCGTTTCCTTTTATTCGGCTTTCTATATTTATTTCGTTCCGAAGGATGCACCTTGGCTTTATGCTCTTTTGCCGATTCATTTCTTTATGGCGAAAATTCAGGGATCCATCGTCAATTGGTGCGGCCACCTTTACGGGTATCGTAACCACTCTAAAAACCCTGACAATTCGCGGAACACTCTATCTATCGATTTCATTATTTTGGGAGAGCTCTACCAAAACAATCACCACGCCCATCCTAATTCTCCCAATTTCGCCTTTAAATGGTTCGAGATCGATTTCACTTTCCAAATATTGAAAGTTTTACATTTTCTTAAAATAGTAAGGATCCAGAGAGCGGTTTGGTCGGAACGGGGAAGAACGGTTCTGCCCGGCTCCATAGTTTAA
- a CDS encoding TIGR04452 family lipoprotein, with product MKKIISFLILSLSLALSNCTVPDMTGLSGNYKGSEAKKKIHDASFTSDFLYYGSNQSTSAYAA from the coding sequence ATGAAAAAGATAATATCATTTCTAATTTTAAGTTTGTCATTGGCGCTTTCGAATTGCACCGTCCCGGATATGACTGGGCTAAGCGGAAATTACAAAGGCTCTGAAGCTAAAAAGAAAATCCACGATGCTTCGTTTACTTCCGACTTTCTCTATTATGGATCGAATCAGTCTACATCGGCATATGCTGCCTGA
- a CDS encoding sterol desaturase family protein, producing the protein MDLNFSNIYSALLSPIRIIFLPSVKIYWLYLLSSVIITAVFIVWQKIRIKDFHVGNYLSKILSREYWFHKSALLDYKYYFFNTVLFSFYYGYFVLTGASVSAFVNNGLVRLFGVVLYDIPFDSPTVILLYSVLFWLMNDFGRFLAHWLLHKNPFFWEFHRLHHSAEVLNPLTVYRVHPVEAILVNSLGAFFSGTVTGLAMFAFPEKITMVSFLGVNAGIFIFNLYANLRHSNIAIHFPKWLSHIFLSPAQHQIHHSVDIRLQNKNIGVTFAFWDLFLGSLYIPERHETEEITFGLQDAKQEDFENLFSIYFLPFKRIFDMFKR; encoded by the coding sequence ATGGATTTAAATTTCAGTAATATCTACTCAGCCTTACTTAGCCCGATTCGGATAATCTTTCTCCCTTCGGTAAAAATTTATTGGTTATATCTTTTAAGTTCCGTCATCATCACGGCGGTTTTTATAGTTTGGCAAAAAATCCGGATTAAAGATTTTCATGTCGGAAATTATTTGAGTAAGATTTTATCTAGGGAGTATTGGTTTCACAAATCGGCTTTATTAGATTATAAATATTATTTTTTTAATACCGTTTTGTTCAGTTTTTATTACGGATATTTTGTTCTAACCGGTGCGAGCGTCTCGGCTTTCGTGAATAACGGTTTAGTTCGTTTATTCGGGGTAGTTCTTTATGATATTCCCTTCGACTCTCCTACGGTCATTTTATTGTATTCCGTTCTATTTTGGTTGATGAATGATTTTGGAAGATTTCTTGCTCATTGGCTTCTACATAAAAACCCTTTTTTTTGGGAATTTCACCGACTTCATCATTCTGCAGAAGTTTTAAACCCTCTAACGGTTTATCGAGTTCATCCTGTGGAGGCGATTCTGGTTAATTCTCTAGGCGCCTTTTTTTCGGGAACTGTTACCGGACTCGCGATGTTTGCTTTTCCGGAAAAAATTACTATGGTTTCCTTTTTAGGAGTAAATGCAGGGATCTTTATTTTTAATCTCTATGCAAATTTAAGACACTCGAATATTGCCATTCATTTTCCGAAATGGCTTAGTCATATTTTTTTAAGTCCCGCCCAACACCAGATCCATCATAGCGTTGATATTCGACTTCAAAATAAGAACATAGGAGTTACGTTTGCTTTTTGGGATTTATTCTTAGGGAGCCTATATATTCCTGAGCGGCATGAAACGGAAGAGATAACCTTCGGATTACAGGATGCTAAGCAAGAGGATTTCGAGAATCTTTTCTCCATTTATTTTCTACCTTTTAAAAGAATCTTTGATATGTTTAAAAGGTAG
- a CDS encoding histidine kinase N-terminal 7TM domain-containing protein — protein MEATLAIFTFILLSLSALCFYRWSERNLLSLAFSLLTFLLAIWCALLALSEIPFPKPVQTFLVNIIPVPINCIPILLTYIIFNYTRPYSLIWPPALLITFHAVAILFFSWYAFKGVVGPYQMKEGLKVFHPGSLYYPACAYIYISIFACAAVLARNIFKGNYFVRLHSIYLFTGVMLGGIVSAVFVIVLPLCGISLTSMAVLGIIAFLWFAWIPITKYRLFNIELTDFKCDFRSPRLSSAIVSVNRYLLNTMDPKAFKEICDQFEVKRQDEIYALQAEMLLEVSYGKEGGVSNHVRKYAKKVSNLFLS, from the coding sequence ATGGAGGCAACATTAGCTATTTTTACTTTTATCCTACTGTCATTATCGGCGCTTTGCTTTTACAGATGGTCGGAACGAAATTTACTAAGTTTGGCTTTTTCGTTACTTACGTTCCTATTGGCCATATGGTGTGCACTTTTAGCCTTGAGTGAAATTCCTTTCCCGAAACCGGTTCAAACTTTCCTAGTGAATATAATTCCGGTTCCGATTAATTGTATTCCAATTTTGTTAACCTATATCATTTTCAATTATACGAGACCGTATTCATTGATATGGCCTCCTGCTTTATTAATTACATTTCACGCGGTGGCAATTTTATTCTTTTCTTGGTATGCGTTTAAAGGGGTAGTCGGTCCTTACCAAATGAAGGAAGGTCTGAAAGTTTTCCACCCGGGTTCCCTTTACTATCCGGCTTGCGCGTATATTTATATTTCAATCTTTGCATGTGCCGCCGTACTTGCGCGCAATATTTTTAAAGGAAATTACTTCGTTAGATTGCATTCCATTTATCTATTTACTGGCGTAATGCTGGGCGGAATCGTATCCGCCGTTTTTGTAATAGTGCTTCCGTTATGCGGAATTTCATTAACGTCAATGGCGGTATTAGGAATAATCGCTTTCCTTTGGTTTGCCTGGATTCCGATTACTAAATACAGATTATTTAATATCGAATTAACCGATTTCAAGTGTGATTTTCGCAGCCCTCGGTTATCCTCCGCGATAGTATCCGTTAATCGATATTTATTGAATACGATGGATCCGAAGGCCTTCAAGGAAATTTGCGATCAATTCGAAGTTAAAAGACAAGATGAAATCTATGCTTTGCAAGCGGAAATGCTTCTGGAAGTCTCTTACGGTAAGGAGGGAGGTGTTTCCAATCACGTTCGCAAGTATGCTAAGAAAGTAAGTAATCTTTTTTTAAGCTAG
- a CDS encoding fatty acid desaturase, with product MIFILIFFAGHWMLSVFVQSFFLHRYSAHRMFEMGKFWERFFYFFAFIVQGSSYLNPRAYAIIHRIHHAYSDSEKDPVSPIISKGFFDMINRTAIAFNGIAKGSAEVERKFKGNYPEIIRLDKFADSWPVRIFFGGCYTLLYLLFVPTDAMWMYVFLPIHYFMGPIQTAIVNWCGHKYGYKNHPKQSDHSKNTLPIDVFILGELYQNNHHAHPNSPNFAYRWFEFDLTYQIIKLMHFLKIIRIRRAIWTKHGRKIIPGTILFSLNDVAKV from the coding sequence GTGATATTCATTTTGATTTTCTTTGCGGGTCATTGGATGCTTTCAGTTTTTGTTCAATCATTCTTTCTGCATAGATATTCCGCGCATCGTATGTTTGAAATGGGTAAGTTTTGGGAAAGATTTTTCTACTTTTTCGCATTTATCGTTCAGGGATCCTCATATTTGAATCCGCGAGCATACGCGATAATTCATAGAATACATCATGCCTATAGCGATTCCGAAAAAGATCCGGTTTCTCCAATCATATCGAAAGGTTTTTTCGATATGATAAATAGGACTGCCATCGCTTTCAACGGGATTGCGAAAGGGAGTGCGGAAGTCGAAAGAAAATTCAAAGGTAACTATCCGGAGATAATCCGGCTTGATAAATTCGCGGACTCTTGGCCTGTGCGAATTTTCTTCGGAGGTTGTTACACTTTACTATATCTATTGTTTGTACCGACCGACGCGATGTGGATGTACGTGTTTCTTCCGATCCATTATTTTATGGGGCCTATACAAACTGCGATTGTGAATTGGTGCGGCCATAAATACGGATATAAAAATCATCCGAAACAAAGCGACCATTCTAAAAATACGCTGCCAATTGACGTTTTTATCTTGGGTGAATTATATCAAAACAATCACCATGCTCATCCTAATTCGCCGAACTTCGCTTATCGCTGGTTCGAATTCGATCTTACCTATCAGATTATCAAACTGATGCACTTTTTAAAGATCATACGGATACGTAGGGCGATATGGACTAAACATGGTCGGAAGATAATTCCGGGAACTATTCTTTTTTCCTTGAATGATGTTGCTAAAGTTTGA
- a CDS encoding helix-turn-helix domain-containing protein codes for MCDYVLRKEFNQKEFAEFVEITQAMLSLIESNKQPLSYSIALKIEKATEYRAEWLIDGTRPAKLISRSYEIRNPKDQEELLRLISKTDASYYVLLLLSKLSDFDREAVFTLIESLAKKGDGHKFSLK; via the coding sequence TTGTGCGATTACGTATTAAGGAAAGAATTCAATCAAAAAGAATTTGCGGAATTCGTCGAAATAACTCAAGCGATGCTAAGTTTGATCGAATCAAATAAACAGCCCCTATCCTATTCAATCGCATTAAAGATCGAAAAAGCGACTGAATATCGAGCCGAATGGCTGATAGACGGTACCAGACCTGCAAAGTTGATTAGTCGCTCTTACGAAATCCGGAATCCGAAAGACCAGGAAGAACTTTTGCGACTAATTTCGAAGACAGATGCCTCTTACTACGTCTTACTCTTACTTTCCAAACTTTCCGACTTCGATCGAGAGGCAGTCTTTACGCTCATTGAGTCATTGGCAAAGAAAGGCGATGGCCACAAATTTAGTTTAAAATAA
- a CDS encoding DUF1993 domain-containing protein — protein sequence MIYEITVPQFTKMLQNLSRILDKATHFAETKKIDVEVLLNSRLAPDQFNLIRQIQIACDTAKLATARLTGKQAPVHEDLEKTLPELKTRIDEVVKYLGTFSAGEFAEANDRRISQPRWEGKYLTGLEYAIQHAIPNVYFHVTTAYDILRHNGVDVGKKDYLGEMPFKN from the coding sequence ATGATATACGAAATCACCGTACCGCAATTTACAAAAATGCTGCAAAATCTAAGTCGAATTCTAGATAAGGCGACCCATTTTGCCGAAACCAAAAAAATCGACGTTGAAGTCCTGTTAAATTCCAGATTAGCCCCGGATCAGTTCAATCTTATTCGACAGATTCAAATTGCATGCGATACTGCAAAACTTGCAACTGCCCGTTTGACAGGGAAACAAGCTCCCGTTCATGAGGACCTAGAAAAAACTCTTCCTGAATTGAAAACTAGAATCGACGAGGTAGTCAAATATTTAGGAACTTTTTCCGCTGGAGAATTTGCCGAAGCAAATGACAGAAGAATTTCACAACCTCGCTGGGAAGGAAAATACTTAACCGGATTGGAATACGCTATTCAGCATGCTATTCCGAATGTGTATTTTCACGTTACAACCGCATACGATATTCTACGACACAACGGAGTCGATGTGGGCAAAAAGGATTATCTAGGGGAAATGCCGTTTAAGAATTAA
- a CDS encoding SRPBCC family protein: protein MMNTGNLKITAKGELEIVITREFNASAPLVFDAFTKPDLVKRWLTGPPGWTLEICEIDLKAGGKYRYVWQNENGTSMGMGGIYREVKSPVQIVHTEKFDEAWYPGESVITTLLTENSGRTIVTSTILYISTEARDAVIHSPMEKGLAPSYDRLDEILESTKGQAATR, encoded by the coding sequence ATGATGAATACGGGAAATTTGAAGATAACGGCAAAGGGTGAATTGGAAATCGTGATAACTCGCGAATTCAATGCCTCCGCACCTTTAGTTTTTGACGCGTTTACGAAGCCTGACTTGGTGAAACGTTGGCTCACTGGACCTCCGGGATGGACGCTTGAAATCTGCGAAATCGATCTGAAGGCAGGCGGTAAATATCGATACGTCTGGCAAAACGAAAACGGAACATCGATGGGAATGGGCGGAATTTATCGTGAAGTGAAATCCCCAGTCCAAATCGTTCATACCGAGAAATTCGACGAAGCCTGGTATCCAGGTGAATCGGTAATAACTACCCTTCTAACTGAGAATTCAGGAAGGACAATTGTTACCTCCACGATACTTTATATTTCAACCGAAGCGCGCGACGCGGTGATTCATTCCCCGATGGAAAAAGGTCTCGCTCCAAGTTATGACAGGCTAGATGAAATTTTGGAATCTACCAAAGGACAGGCGGCAACCCGATGA